One Hemitrygon akajei unplaced genomic scaffold, sHemAka1.3 Scf000053, whole genome shotgun sequence DNA window includes the following coding sequences:
- the LOC140721262 gene encoding uncharacterized protein: MNGKRDQQVHTGERPFTCSVCGKRFTHSYHLLRHQRVHTGEKPFTCSECGKRYTESSTLQRHQRVHTGEKPFTCSVCGKGFTHSSQLQSHQRVHTGEKPFTCSECGKGFTQSSNLQRHQRVHTGEKPFTCSVCGKRFTHSYHLQNHQRVHTGERPFSCSECGKGFTLSSTLLVHQRVHTGERPFTCSECGKRFTHSSHLLRHQRVHTGETPFICSECGKGFTRSSHLQSHQRVHTGEKPFTCSECGKGFTQSSHLQSHQQVHTGEKPFTCSECGKRFTHSSTLQTHQRAHTGEKLFTCSVCGKTFTNLSSLQRHQRVHTGEKPFTCSVCGKKFTDLANLQSHQRVHTGERPFTCSVCGKRFTDSSTLQRHQRFHTGERPFTCSVCGKGFTQSSHLQSHLRVHTGEKPFTCSVCGKRFTRSSHLLSDL; encoded by the exons caagttcacactggggagaggccgttcacctgctcagtctgtggaaagagattcactcattcataccacctactgagacatcagcgagttcacactggggagaagccattcacctgctcagaatgtgggaagagatacactgaatcttccaccctacagagacatcagcgagttcacactggggagaagccgttcacctgctcagtctgtgggaagggattcactcattcatcccaactacagagtcatcagcgagttcacactggggagaagccgttcacctgctcagaatgtgggaaaggattcactcagtcatccaacctacagaggcaccagcgagttcacactggggagaagccgttcacctgctcagtctgtggaaagagattcactcattcataccacctacagaatcatcagcgagttcacactggggagaggccgttctcctgctcagaatgtgggaaaggattcactctgtcatctaccctactggtacatcagcgagttcacactggggagaggccgttcacctgctcagaatgtggaaagagattcactcattcatcccacctactgagacatcagcgagttcacactggggaaacgccgttcatctgctcagaatgtgggaaaggattcactcggtcatcccacctacagagtcatcagcgagttcacactggggagaagccgttcacctgctcagaatgtgggaagggattcactcagtcatcccacctacagagtcaccagcaagttcacactggggagaaaccgttcacttgctcagaatgtgggaagagattcactcactcatccaccctacagacacaccagcgagctcacactggggagaagctgttcacatgctcagtctgtgggaagacattcactaatttatccagcctgcagagacaccagcgagttcacactggggagaagccattcacctgctcagtctgtgggaagaaattcactgatctagccaacctacagagtcatcagcgagttcacactggggagaggccgttcacctgctcagtctgtgggaagagattcactgactcttccaccctacagagacaccagcgatttcacactggggagaggccattcacctgctcagtctgtgggaagggattcactcagtcatcccacctccagagtcatctgcgagttcacactggggagaagccgttcacctgctcagtctgtgggaagagattcactcggtcatcccacctactg agtgacctttga